From Robbsia betulipollinis, the proteins below share one genomic window:
- a CDS encoding class 1 fructose-bisphosphatase, whose translation MQRRTTLTQYLIEQQRKTQKLPADLRLLIEVVARACKVIGYNVSKGALGGVLGSAGSENVQGEVQKKLDVISNEILLEANEWGGNLAAMASEELEEIHPIPSEYPQGEYLLLFDPLDGSSNIDVNVSIGTIFSVLRSPDGVNTTTQSFLQAGTRQVAAGYAVYGPQTMLVLTTGDGVNGFTLDRELGSWVLTQPQMRVPEDTHEYAINASNARHWHPPVTRYVNELQAGADGARGEDFNMRWIASMVADVHRVLTRGGIFMYPADKRDPSKPGKLRLMYEANPMAFLTEQAGGAATDGKRRIMDIVPERLHERVAVFLGSKNEVERVTRYHDEA comes from the coding sequence ATGCAACGTCGTACCACGCTTACCCAATATTTGATCGAACAACAACGCAAGACGCAGAAACTGCCCGCCGATTTGCGCCTCCTCATCGAAGTGGTCGCCCGGGCCTGCAAGGTCATCGGCTACAACGTCAGCAAAGGTGCGCTGGGCGGCGTGCTGGGCTCGGCAGGCAGCGAGAACGTGCAGGGCGAGGTGCAAAAGAAACTCGACGTGATTTCCAACGAGATCCTGCTCGAGGCGAACGAATGGGGCGGCAATCTCGCGGCGATGGCCTCCGAGGAACTGGAGGAAATCCATCCCATTCCGAGCGAATATCCGCAGGGCGAATACCTGTTGCTGTTCGATCCGCTCGACGGTTCGTCGAACATCGACGTCAATGTCTCGATCGGCACGATCTTCTCGGTGCTGCGCTCGCCCGACGGCGTCAACACGACGACCCAGTCCTTCCTGCAGGCAGGCACGCGGCAGGTCGCCGCGGGCTACGCGGTGTACGGTCCGCAAACCATGCTGGTGCTGACGACCGGCGACGGCGTCAACGGCTTCACGCTCGACCGGGAGCTGGGTTCGTGGGTATTGACGCAGCCGCAAATGCGCGTCCCCGAGGACACGCATGAATACGCGATCAATGCGTCGAATGCCCGGCACTGGCATCCACCGGTCACGCGTTACGTGAACGAGTTGCAGGCCGGCGCCGACGGCGCGCGTGGCGAGGACTTCAACATGCGCTGGATTGCCTCGATGGTGGCGGACGTTCACCGCGTACTGACGCGCGGCGGCATTTTCATGTATCCGGCCGACAAGCGCGACCCGTCCAAGCCGGGCAAGCTGCGTCTGATGTACGAGGCGAATCCGATGGCGTTCCTCACCGAGCAGGCCGGAGGCGCGGCGACCGACGGCAAGCGCCGCATCATGGATATCGTTCCCGAGCGTCTGCACGAACGCGTCGCGGTGTTCCTGGGTTCGAAAAACGAGGTCGAGCGCGTTACCCGGTACCACGACGAGGCCTGA